The following DNA comes from Deltaproteobacteria bacterium.
GCGGGTCAGCAGCCACCAGCAGAGGGGCAGGAAGAGGACGACCAGGGGCAGGCCCACCTTCATCCAGGAGACGAAGTCCATCGGCACCCCGAGCTCCTCGGAGAGGAAGGTCGCGGCGATCAGGTTGGGCGGCGAGCCGATGAGGGTGCCGATGCCGCCGATGGAGCCGGCGTAGGCGACCCCGAGGAGGAGCGCGACCGGGAGGTTCGCCTGCTCACCCTCGAACTCCCCGTCACCGTCGGCGTCGAGCTTGCGGCCGACCAGGGTGAGGACCGAGAGGGCGATGGGCAGCATCATCACCACCGTCGCCGTGTTCGAGACCCACATCGAGAGGGCGGCGGTGACCGCCATGAAGCCGGCGATGACCCGCGTCGGCCGGCTGCCCACCACCGAGAGCACCCGCAGGGCGAAGCGGCGGTGCAGCCCCCAGCGCTGCATCGAGAGCGCCAGGAGGAAGCCGCCGAGGAAGAGGAAGATCAGCGGGTGGGCGTAGGGCGCGCAGGCCTCCGCGAGGGTCCCCGCCCCCCAGAGCGGGATCATCAGCACCGGCAGGAGCGCGGTGACGCTGATGTTCACCGCCTCGGTGAGCCACCAGATCGCCATCCACACGCCGAGGGCCGCCGCGGCGCGGGTGGCGTCGCTGAGCGTCACCAGCTCCCCGGAGGAGGAGACGAAGTCGGCGGGCAGGAGCCAGCCGACGAGCCAGCCCAGGAGGGGGCCGCCGAGGAGGGCCGCGAGGCGCACCCATCCTCTTCCTGCTTTGTTGCTCTCCTCCATCCCGAGGGAAGTCATATTCACGGGGATGGGGTCGCGGCCAGCTTCGTGGGTTCACGTCGGGCGCGATCGTGATCTCGCGGCGGAGAGGTGACCGACACGGCTCGCCGCTCACGGCCCACGGCTCAGCCAGGAAGACGGGCACCAAGAGGTGAAAAAGAGAAAGGGGTCCCCCTCCGGGTTCCATGGGCTCGATCGTTGAGCCGTGAGCCGTGAGCCGTGTCGGAATCCTGGAGATCTCGAAAGACCGACTTGTAGCCTCGGCAAGCACCGCGCTATCGCTGAAGGCGTGAGACGCCTTCTCCTCCTCGTCCTCCTCCTGACCGCCGCCTGCCCGGACCCGGGCACCGACGACCCCGGCTGCCCCGACAACCAGGTGTACCTCGAGGGCGAGTGCCGCTCCCTGGGCTGGACCGACTGCCCCGCGGGCTTCGAGGCGGTCGCGCGAGGCGGCGGCTGCCAGCCGATCCTGCCCCCGGGCGACTGCCCGCCCGGGACGATGGCCGCCGTCGGCCAGGCGGGCTGCGTGGCGATCGGGCACCTCGACTGCGGCGCCGGCTTCGCGCCTTCGCCGGATCACCCCGGCTGCGCCCCGGTGATCCCCGAGACCGCCTGCGCCGGCGCGACCCTCACCCTCCTCGGGGAGACCACCTGCCAGCCCCTCGGTGACTGCGCCGCCCCCTTCCCGCCCTCCGGGGCGACCCGCTTCGTCGACGCGAGCTACACGGCGGCCGAGGTGGACGCGACCCACCATACGAGCCTCTCGGCGGCCCTCGCCGCGGCCGCTCCCGGCGAGCTCATCGCGGTGGAGTCGGGCACCTACGCCGGCAACATCGAGCCGGGCCGGGCGGTGACGGTCGTCGGCCGCTGCGCCGAGGAGGTGCGGATCGAGGCCCAGGGCCTGCGCCGGCCCGGCGTCTACTCGGTGGGCGTCGCCGGGGTGGTGGTGAAGGGCGTCACCCTCGCCGGCCACTTCCAGGGCGTCCGCGCCCAGGAGGGCGGGACCATCGAGATCGAGGACGTGCTCGTCGAGTCCCCCTCCTTCGCCGGCGTGATCGCCTGGCTCCCGGGCAGCAGCGTCACCGGCCAGCGGGTGGTAGTGCGGGACGTGCGGGCCGACGGCGGCTCCTTCGGCTGGAGCGTGAACGCCGACGAGGGCGCCTCGATCACCCTCTCGGAGGCCGAGCTCACCCGCAGCCACGAGGCCGGCGCGATCGCCACCAGCAGCGCCAGCGGCCAGAGCTCCCTCGCGCTCTCCCGCACGGTGATCCGCAGCACCAACCTCCCGGGGGCGAGCCTGGCGGGGCTGGGCGCGGGGGTCTTCTGGGGCGGCAGCCTCACCCTCGACACCGTGGCGATCCTCGACACCCGCCGCACCGGGGTGGCGGCGATGGGCCGCAACGCCCGGCTCGAGGCCACCGGGCTCTTCGTCGGCCACGTCATCGGGGATCAGAGCGGCGAGGCGGCCTCGGCCATCGACGTCAGCGACCGGGCCTCGGCCCGCCTGCAGCAGGTCACCGTGCGGGACGCGGAGGAGGTCGGGCTCTTCGCCGTCGGCCCCGGGGTCGTGGTGGACCTCCTCGACGCGACGATCGTCGAGGGCGTGGCGCCCGCCGACGCCGCCCGGACGGCCGCCGCGGTGGCCCTCGAGCTGGGCGGCACGGTGACGCTCGCCCGGACCGCCCTCCACGGCAACACCCACTACGGCCTGGCCGCCTTCGACCCCGGCTCGAAGATCGTCGCCGCCCAGGTGGCCGTCACCGACACCCGCTCCTCCGGCGGCATCCTCGGGCGCGGCGTGAACCTCGAGGCCGGCGCGGCCATCGAGCTGCGGGGGGTCTCCCTGGAGCGCAACACCGACGAGGCCATCTTCGTGCACGGCCAGGTGCGCACCGGCGAGCGCAGCACCCTCACGGCCTCCGATCTGGTGGTGAAGGACACCCGGGCCCGGGACACCGGCCTGGGCGGCGAGGCGCTGCGGGTGGAGAACGGCGGGCTGGCCGTGCTCGAGCGCGCGGCCCTCCTCGGCAGCCGGGACACCGCGGTGGTGGTGGACGACGACCTCGGCGACGTCGGCGCGCCCGCCGAGGTGCAGCTCAAGGATCTGCTGATCCGGCAGGTCCACCTGGCCCCGGGCGGCACCAACGGCGCCGGCCTGGCGGTGGGGGGCGTGGGGCGCGTGGAGAACGCGCTCATCGAGGAGGTCGGCTCCTTCGGCGCCCTGGTGGGCAACCCCACTGGCAGCCTGGTGATGACGAAGGTCACCGTGCGGGACGTCACCGGCCAGAGCGCCTCCCCCACCTACGGGGAGGCGGTGGTGGTGCTCTTCGGCGCGCGCCTGGTGGGCGAGGGGCTGCTCCTGGAGGACAGCGTCCTGGGGCTGGTGGCCGACGCGGCCCGCGGCTCGGTCGCCGGCTCGGCCATCGTCGGCAACCAGGTGGGGCTCTCGGCCCAGAACGGG
Coding sequences within:
- a CDS encoding DASS family sodium-coupled anion symporter, whose translation is MRLAALLGGPLLGWLVGWLLPADFVSSSGELVTLSDATRAAAALGVWMAIWWLTEAVNISVTALLPVLMIPLWGAGTLAEACAPYAHPLIFLFLGGFLLALSMQRWGLHRRFALRVLSVVGSRPTRVIAGFMAVTAALSMWVSNTATVVMMLPIALSVLTLVGRKLDADGDGEFEGEQANLPVALLLGVAYAGSIGGIGTLIGSPPNLIAATFLSEELGVPMDFVSWMKVGLPLVVLFLPLCWWLLTRRLLPVGAAPVEGIADLLRHERESLGPVSRGEWVTLGVFCAAAALWVSRPYLGVPGLSDAGIAMGAALVLFVSPVDLRAGRFVLEWETARGVPWGTLLLFGGGLSLAGALSATGVTELIGSFTAGLSGLPGWLVVGVVAALVIFLTELTSNTATTATLVPVLAGLAGGLGLAPAELVIPAALAASCAFMLPVATPPNAIVYGSGKVPLQQMIRAGLWLNLIGIVLITLLAALLIR